A genomic window from Purpureocillium takamizusanense chromosome 2, complete sequence includes:
- the MVD1 gene encoding Diphosphomevalonate decarboxylase (COG:I~EggNog:ENOG503NW3F~BUSCO:EOG09263BG5), whose protein sequence is MADTKVYRASTTAPVNIAVVKYWGKRDPKLNLPTNSSLSVTLSQADLRTLTTASCATSFAGDSLMLNGEQSDISGARTQACFRELRARRAALEAANTSLPKLSTMGLKLVSENNFPTAAGLASSAAGFAALVQAIANLYELPDTPAQLSIVARQGSGSACRSLFGGYVAWRMGDKEDGSDSMADLVAPASHWPNMRALILVVSAAKKGVSSTSGMQQTVATSGLFQQRIANIVPANMTAMEHAVKTRDFAKFAEVTMRESNSFHACCADTYPPIFYMNDISKAAIRAVESINAKAGKTIAAYTFDAGPNCVVYYLDEEAPTVLGAFSGVLGGVTGWKEGSAGVKSSVRLEDGIASVLKDGVSRVIMTSVGEGPLRTEEYLVDENGQPAKR, encoded by the exons ATGGCGGATACCAAGGTCTACCGGGCCAGCACAACGGCGCCCGTCAACATCGCCGTTGTCAA GTACTGGGGCAAACGCGATCCCAAGCTCAACCTCCCGACCAACAGCTCCCTCTCCGTCACGCTCTCCCAGGCCGACTTGCGGACTTTGACTACGGCCTCGTGTGCGACATCGTTTGCCGGCGACAGCCTCATGCTCAATGGCGAGCAGTCCGACATCTCGGGTGCCCGTACGCAGGCCTGCTTCcgcgagctgcgcgcgcgccgggccgccctcgaggccgccaatACCTCGCTGCCCAAGCTCTCGACCATGGGCCTCAAGCTCGTCTCCGAGAACAACTtccccaccgccgcgggcctcgcctcctcggcggctggcttCGCCGCGTTGGTGCAGGCCATTGCCAACCTATACGAGCTGCCCGACACGCCTGCACAGCTGTCCATAGTCGCGCGGCAGGGTTCTGGGTCGGCCTGCAGGAGCCTGTTCGGCGGCTACGTCGCGTGGCGCAtgggcgacaaggaggaCGGCAGCGACTCCAtggccgacctcgtcgccccggCGTCGCACTGGCCGAACATGCGGGCGCTgatcctcgtcgtcagcgcggccaagaagggcgTCTCGTCCACCTCTGGCATGCAGCAGACGGTGGCCACCTCGGGCCTCTTCCAGCAGCGGATAGCCAACATTGTGCCCGCCAACATGACCGCCATGGAGCATGCCGTCAAGACCCGCGACTTTGCCAAGTTCGCCGAGGTGACGATGCGCGAGAGTAACTCGTTCCACGCGTGCTGCGCCGACACGTACCCGCCCATCTTTTACATGAACGACATCTCCAAGGCGGCCATTCGCGCCGTCGAGAGCATCAAtgccaaggccggcaagacCATCGCCGCGTACACGTTTGACGCAGGGCCGAACTGCGTGGTCTActacctcgacgaggaggcgccgaCTGTGCTGGGGGCGTTCTCGGGCGTGTTGGGAGGTGTTACGGGCTGGAAGGAGGGCTCGGCCGGCGTCAAGTCCAGCGTGAGGCTGGAGGATGGCATCGCCAGCGtgctcaaggacggcgtgAGCAGGGTAATTATGACGAGTGTGGGCGAAGGCCCCCTCAGAACTGAGGAATACTTGGTGGACGAGAACGGCCAGCCTGCGAAGAGGTAA
- a CDS encoding uncharacterized protein (TransMembrane:1 (o262-294i)~EggNog:ENOG503NXNN~COG:S), producing MPPSAAPPQLKFTDRQRRFELTDLFPKDPYSEPAKRHGIAELVNSGKAVELLEIEKSGHWGKRWLHFPNRRILRMRENERGFGTPEFPPLLGWRKWLFEAFVPVGYPSSVSSDYTAYQTYDSLQAFFSTITSLLANRALLQGLGVGDANSSATYAMLLTVLKDATSRIATIIFAHRFGLVIEPEAKKYRFLADLFNDSAFFLELFSPYFGSFGKAAALCVGEALRAVCGVAAGASKAALSAHFAQQDNLSELNAKEASQETAIGLIGLLVGTIIVHLVENQMVVLVMMIALVYMHLRMNFKGVRAVQLKTLNKQRASILFEWYQTMGYVPTPMKVAEMESILFWNGKITNAEEEPVCRIDYATSFEDAMGPPETRDQVIVVDGFMHTRFVRPYCSPKKLAEIKIIMWEDAEPQHVLLAWFTAMQTAYVMEKRVPYGDARKEDFYRSKDDKSPERLIDWPHRGARDELLWEKMERYSWDLNAGSLEGGDSARISTCFSKISVDH from the exons ATGCCGCCctccgcagcgccgccgcagctcaaGTTCACGGATCGCCAGCGGCGCTTCGAGCTCACCGACCTGTTCCCCAAGGACCCCTACAGCGAGCCGGCGAAGAGGCATGGCATCGCCGAACTGGTAAATTCCGGCAAGGCGGTGGAACTGCTAGAGATTGAGAAGTCCGGCCATTGGGGCAAGCGATGGCTGCACTTCCCCAATCGTCGCATTCTCCGGATG AGAGAGAATGAGCGTGGCTTCGGAACGCCAGAATTTCCTCCTCTGCTTGGCTGGCGCAAGTGGCTCTTCGAAGCCTTTGTGCCCGTCGGGTACCCAAGCTCCGTCTCCAGCGACTACACGGCCTACCAGACGTACGACTCCCTGCAGGCCTTCTTCTCGACAATCACGTCTCTGCTCGCCAATCGAGCGCTGCTCCAGGGCCTGGGGGTCGGAGACGCCaactcgtcggccacgtACGCCATGCTGCTCACGGTGCTCAAAGACGCCACATCCCGCATCGCCACCATCATATTCGCCCATCGcttcggcctcgtcatcgagcccgaggccaaAAAGTaccgcttcctcgccgaTCTCTTCAACGACTctgccttcttcctcgagcTCTTCAGCCCGTACTTTGGGTCCTTTGGCAAGGCCGCGGCGCTTTGCGTGGGGGAGGCGCTGAGAGCAGtgtgcggcgtcgcggcgggcgcgagcaaGGCGGCCTTGAGTGCCCACTTTGCGCAGCAGGACAATCTGTCCGAACTCAacgccaaggaggccagCCAGGAGACCGCCATCGGCCTCATAGGCCTGCTCGTCGGGACTATCATCGTCCACTTGGTTGAGAACCAGATGGTTGTCCTCGTGATGATGATTGCCCTGGTCTACATGCACCTCCGCATGAATTTCAAAGGCGTACGCGCCGTTCAGCTGAAGACGCTCAACAAGCAGCGTGCCAGCATTCTTTTCGAGTGGTACCAGACCATGGGGTACGTACCCACGCCTATGAAGGTGGCCGAGATGGAGAGCATCCTGTTTTGGAACGGCAAGATCACCAACGCGGAAGAGGAGCCCGTCTGCCGTATCGACTACGCCACAAGCTTCGAGGATGCCATGGGACCGCCGGAGACCAGAGACCAGGTCATCGTGGTCGACGGATTCATGCACACGAGATTCGTGCGCCCCTACTGCTCGCCCAAGAAGCTGGCGGAGATCAAGATCATCATGTGGGAAGATGCGGAGCCACAGCATGTCCTCCTTGCCTGGTTCACAGCTATGCAGACGGCCTACGTGATGGAAAAGAGAGTTCCCTACGGAGACGCCAGAAAAGAAGACTTTTACCGATCCAAGGATGATAAGAGCCCGGAGAGACTCATCGATTGGCCACATAGGGGTGCCCGCGATGAGCTGCTCTGGGAGAAGATGGAGCGGTACTCGTGGGACCTCAACGCCGGATCGTTGGAGGGTGGCGACTCGGCTCGGATCAGTACGTGTTTCTCCAAGATCAGCGTGGATCACTAG
- a CDS encoding uncharacterized protein (TransMembrane:2 (i12-30o36-61i)), which yields MSTHGQVQTTHLATVTGAFVLWAGGVLLALETGQDAVLMALGVALPGTTLVMMVLVLALTVRERGRDPGLPAPVQHKCTVGDIAALLKYLEGRKL from the coding sequence ATGTCGACCCACGGCCAAGTCCAGACGACGCACCTCGCGACCGTGACCGGCGCGTTTGTTCTTTGGGCCGGAGGTGTCCTGCTCGCCCTGGAAACCGGCCAGGATGCCGTCCTcatggcgctgggcgtggcCCTGCCCGGCACGACCCTGGTCAtgatggtgctggtgctggccctGACggtgagagagaggggcCGAGACCCGGGACTCCCGGCTCCGGTGCAGCACAAGTGCACGGTTGGGGATATTGCGGCTCTCTTGAAGTATCTGGAGGGACGGAAGCTGTGA
- the CYT2 gene encoding Holocytochrome-c synthase (COG:C~COG:O~EggNog:ENOG503P2VY), producing the protein MADKSDPAACPVDHKTRDAWLAQARAAEAAKAQSPSTVCPVDHTSQQPSPPPKSWTQTLTSYLPWSSSSGATPAPTSASSAPPSRGALGENRVISTIPRSASGSAAAAATACPVDHGASANAPNAEIESGVDASGNWVYPSEKMFFEAMKRKGYDARATDMKTVVPIHNAVNERAWQQIKEWEAPYLAESKCDGPKLESFANKSTRMTPTARINTILGYTAPFDRHDWVIDRCGTRVEYVIDFYAGRAGGQAGGPSFYLDVRPKLNTWEGVRMRAMRWTGLA; encoded by the exons ATGGCGGACAAGTCGGACCCGGCGGCCTGTCCCGTCGACCACAAGACCCGCGATGCGTGGCTCGCAcaagcccgcgccgccgaagctgcAAAGGCTCAATCCCCTAGCACAGTGTGCCCCGTCGACCACACCTCGCAACaaccgtcaccgccgcccaaaTCATGGACGCAAACGCTCACATCCTACCTGCCATGGTCCTCTTCCTCCGGCGCCACGCCAGCCCCGACctctgcctcgtcggcgccgcctagccgcggcgcgctgggcgagaACCGCGTCATCTCAACTATTCCGCGCTCAGCCAGCGGctcagcagcggcggcggcgacggcctgcccCGTCGACCACGGCGCCTCCGCCAACGCGCCCAACGCCGAGATTGAgtcgggcgtcgacgcctcgggCAACTGGGTATATCCGTCTGAAAAGATGTTCTTCGAGGCCATGAAGCGCAAGGGCTacgacgcgcgcgcaacCGACATGAAGACCGTCGTCCCCATCCACAACGCCGTCAACGAGCGGGCCTGGCAGCAGATCAAGGAGTGGGAGGCACCCTACCTCGCGGAATCCAA ATGCGACGGCCCCAAACTCGAGTCGTTTGCGAACAAGAGCACGCGCATGACGCCCACGGCGCGCATCAACACCATCCTCGGCTACACGGCGCCGTTTGACCGCCACGATTGGGTCATCGATCGCTGTGGCACGCGCGTCGAGTACGTGATTGACTTTTATGccggccgcgctggcggccaggcTGGCGGGCCGAGCTTTTACCTCGACGTGCGGCCCAAGCTCAACACATGGGAGGGCGTGCGTATGCGCGCCATGCGATGGACTGGGTTGGCGTAA